In one Pirellulales bacterium genomic region, the following are encoded:
- a CDS encoding P-II family nitrogen regulator, translating into MKMIVAVIQPTKLNAVRDALNRIEVTRMTVCDAQGYARQRGQTELYRGHEYKTHLLRKIALEILVNDDFLERTVDAIVTTARTGSEGQIGDGKIFVLPAVETIQLFGDVRGPEAV; encoded by the coding sequence ATGAAAATGATCGTCGCCGTTATTCAGCCGACGAAGTTGAACGCGGTTCGTGATGCGCTCAACAGGATCGAGGTGACGCGGATGACGGTCTGCGATGCGCAGGGCTACGCCCGCCAGCGCGGGCAGACGGAGCTTTACCGCGGGCACGAATACAAAACGCACCTGTTGCGGAAGATCGCTTTGGAAATCTTGGTGAACGACGATTTTCTCGAGCGGACCGTCGATGCGATCGTCACCACCGCCCGCACCGGGAGCGAAGGTCAGATCGGCGACGGGAAGATATTCGTCCTCCCGGCGGTCGAGACGATCCAACTCTTCGGCGACGTCCGCGGGCCCGAGGCGGTGTGA